Proteins found in one Rhodobacteraceae bacterium D3-12 genomic segment:
- a CDS encoding DUF6280 family protein — protein sequence MKDFVDGTAFNNEQGNRARKLFAAVVLAALDDAIADDKKYGNGPEQIARWARSRDGREVLSCAGIDPNERVVQGLMEFVGKGVRTSVALSREESERRNAAQQAEAA from the coding sequence ATGAAAGATTTCGTTGACGGCACGGCCTTCAATAATGAGCAAGGCAACCGTGCACGTAAACTGTTTGCAGCCGTCGTACTGGCTGCGCTCGACGATGCAATCGCCGATGACAAGAAGTATGGCAACGGGCCAGAGCAAATCGCTCGCTGGGCGCGCTCGCGCGATGGGCGCGAAGTGCTGTCCTGCGCCGGGATCGACCCGAATGAGCGCGTTGTTCAGGGCTTGATGGAATTTGTCGGCAAAGGTGTGCGCACCTCGGTCGCGCTGTCGCGCGAAGAGAGCGAGCGCCGCAATGCCGCACAACAGGCCGAAGCGGCCTAA
- a CDS encoding protein-L-isoaspartate O-methyltransferase: protein MTDFSERRTMMVDTQVRPSDVTKFPVIDAMLAIPREAFVPDDKREAAYVGENIDLGNGRVILEARTLAKMLDALDIQSDELVLDVGSVLGYSSAVIARMAAAVVALEENEAWAGEAQSVLSDQGADNVISHVGALAEGAAEHGPYDVICVEGAVEHLPEALSDQLKDGGRMAVLFAQGALGIVRIGYKIDGKMSWRFAFNAGAPVLPGFERHAAFTL, encoded by the coding sequence ATGACAGATTTTTCCGAGCGCCGGACGATGATGGTGGACACTCAGGTTCGCCCATCCGATGTGACCAAATTCCCTGTAATCGACGCGATGTTGGCTATCCCGCGAGAAGCCTTCGTGCCGGATGACAAGCGCGAAGCGGCGTATGTGGGTGAGAACATCGACCTTGGAAATGGTCGGGTCATCTTAGAAGCGCGAACTTTGGCCAAGATGTTGGACGCGCTCGATATTCAGAGTGACGAGCTGGTCTTGGATGTGGGGTCGGTTCTTGGGTATTCATCGGCGGTTATTGCGCGGATGGCGGCGGCGGTTGTTGCGTTGGAAGAAAACGAAGCCTGGGCCGGAGAGGCGCAATCCGTTTTGTCCGACCAGGGTGCGGATAATGTGATCAGCCATGTGGGTGCCCTAGCAGAAGGGGCAGCCGAGCACGGGCCCTATGACGTGATTTGCGTCGAGGGCGCGGTTGAGCATTTGCCCGAGGCCTTGAGTGACCAGCTCAAGGATGGTGGTCGAATGGCGGTTCTTTTTGCCCAAGGTGCGCTGGGAATCGTTCGCATTGGATACAAGATTGATGGAAAAATGAGCTGGCGTTTTGCATTCAATGCGGGCGCTCCGGTTTTGCCGGGCTTTGAGCGCCATGCGGCATTCACACTTTAA
- a CDS encoding thermonuclease family protein — protein MDGDTIRIGKVSIRLAGIDAPELDHPWGKKAKWELVHLCKGQTITAEIEPDISYDRLVATCYLPDGRDLSAEMVKRGYALDWPKFSGGKYRHLEPQGARTKHWKAAARQRGHMGVFHK, from the coding sequence GTGGATGGTGATACGATTAGAATTGGAAAAGTAAGCATCAGGCTTGCCGGTATTGACGCGCCTGAGCTGGATCACCCTTGGGGCAAGAAGGCTAAGTGGGAATTGGTGCACTTGTGTAAAGGTCAAACGATCACGGCGGAGATTGAGCCGGATATTTCATACGATAGATTGGTTGCCACCTGTTATCTTCCCGATGGGCGAGACCTCAGTGCGGAAATGGTGAAACGAGGCTATGCCTTGGATTGGCCCAAGTTCTCTGGTGGCAAATATAGGCATTTAGAGCCTCAGGGTGCCAGAACAAAGCATTGGAAAGCTGCCGCGAGGCAGCGCGGGCATATGGGCGTTTTTCATAAATAA
- a CDS encoding IS3 family transposase (programmed frameshift), with amino-acid sequence MNKKPGTSKGAADKLVKNIRRKTRQTYSAEEKIRIVLAGLRGEESISALCRREGISDSLYYTWSKEFLEAGKRRLSGDTARQATSPEVKELRSEAMALKECVADLTLENRLLKKKHDRGWGVRGMRYPATEKLEIIRTVEGSHLPTKKTLDMLGIPRTTFYRWYDRYVEGGLDALADRSPRPKSVWNRIPDIRRDDLIEFALEHEALTTRELAVKYTDEKRYFVSESSVYRILKAADLITAPDYVVIKAADEFTDKTTAINQMWQTDFTYFKIIGWGWYYLSTILDDYSRYIIAWKLCTNMRAEDVTSTIELALQASGCDQAVVRHKPRLLSDNGSCYISGDLAKWLEDQKMDHVRGAPFHPQTQGKIERWHQTMKNRVLLENYYLPGDLERQIGAFVDYYNNQRYHESLNNVTPADVYFGRDKAILREREKIKKLTIRQRRLQHQKQAA; translated from the exons ATGAACAAGAAGCCCGGAACATCGAAAGGCGCAGCTGACAAGCTGGTCAAAAACATCCGCCGCAAGACCCGCCAGACCTACTCGGCGGAGGAGAAGATCCGCATTGTTTTGGCCGGATTGCGCGGGGAGGAAAGCATCTCGGCGTTATGTCGCCGCGAGGGTATTTCTGACAGCCTGTATTACACTTGGTCGAAGGAATTCCTTGAGGCTGGAAAGCGTCGTCTTTCCGGCGACACGGCGCGTCAAGCGACATCGCCTGAGGTGAAGGAGTTGAGATCTGAGGCCATGGCCCTGAAGGAATGCGTGGCCGACCTCACCTTGGAAAACCGTCTGCTCA AAAAAAAGCATGACAGGGGCTGGGGAGTTCGAGGAATGAGGTATCCAGCAACCGAGAAGTTGGAGATCATTCGCACAGTTGAAGGGTCGCATCTGCCAACCAAGAAGACCCTTGATATGCTGGGCATCCCGCGCACCACATTTTACCGATGGTATGACCGATATGTCGAAGGTGGCTTGGATGCCTTGGCAGATCGTTCGCCACGTCCAAAGTCGGTCTGGAACCGCATCCCTGATATCCGCCGTGACGATCTGATCGAGTTTGCGTTGGAGCATGAGGCACTGACCACACGCGAGCTGGCCGTTAAATATACCGATGAGAAGCGATATTTTGTCTCTGAATCATCGGTTTACCGCATCCTGAAAGCCGCTGATCTGATTACTGCGCCGGACTACGTGGTGATCAAGGCCGCCGATGAGTTCACGGACAAGACCACCGCCATCAACCAGATGTGGCAGACTGACTTCACCTACTTCAAGATCATTGGCTGGGGCTGGTATTACCTGTCCACCATCCTCGACGACTACAGCCGCTACATCATCGCCTGGAAGCTCTGCACGAACATGCGGGCCGAGGATGTGACCAGCACGATCGAGCTGGCGCTTCAGGCATCGGGCTGCGACCAGGCCGTGGTCCGACACAAACCCCGTCTGCTCAGCGACAACGGATCCTGTTACATCTCTGGCGATCTGGCCAAATGGCTGGAGGATCAGAAGATGGACCACGTTCGCGGAGCGCCATTCCACCCGCAAACCCAAGGCAAAATAGAACGATGGCATCAGACCATGAAGAACCGTGTTCTGCTGGAGAATTACTACCTGCCCGGTGATCTCGAGCGACAGATCGGGGCCTTCGTCGACTACTACAACAACCAGCGCTACCACGAGAGCCTGAATAACGTCACACCCGCCGACGTCTACTTTGGACGGGACAAAGCCATTCTGAGAGAAAGGGAGAAGATCAAGAAACTGACGATCCGACAACGCCGCTTGCAACATCAAAAACAAGCCGCATAA
- a CDS encoding folate-binding protein — MARKIYRITGSDRESFLQGLVTNDVSRLKDGLVYAALLTPQGKYLADFFLAPAPDAILLDIDADIAPATMQRLTMYKLRADVMIEETALHLHRGTDTPPDDGFADPRHPAMGWRAYRETAPIATTEQPDWEALRVAHMIPATGRELTADSFILEVGFERLNGVDFRKGCYVGQEVTARMKHKTELRKGLARLRLSGPVTPETPLTNNGKAAGTVHTVAGEQALAFLRFDRAGEGLEADGVAVTRDDTL; from the coding sequence ATGGCGCGCAAAATCTATCGTATCACCGGCTCGGATCGCGAGAGCTTCCTGCAAGGGCTGGTCACAAACGACGTGTCGCGCCTCAAGGACGGGTTGGTCTATGCTGCCTTACTGACGCCCCAGGGCAAATACCTTGCCGATTTTTTCCTCGCCCCTGCACCTGATGCGATCCTGCTCGACATTGATGCCGACATCGCGCCCGCAACCATGCAACGGCTCACGATGTACAAGCTGCGCGCCGATGTGATGATCGAAGAAACTGCGCTCCATCTCCATCGCGGAACTGACACCCCACCCGACGACGGGTTTGCAGACCCGCGCCACCCCGCCATGGGCTGGCGTGCCTACCGCGAAACCGCCCCAATCGCCACCACAGAGCAACCCGATTGGGAGGCCTTGCGTGTCGCGCATATGATCCCCGCAACCGGGCGCGAACTGACCGCGGACAGCTTCATTCTTGAGGTTGGATTTGAACGGCTCAACGGCGTCGATTTCCGCAAAGGTTGCTATGTCGGTCAAGAGGTGACCGCCCGCATGAAGCACAAGACCGAGCTTCGCAAAGGTCTGGCTCGGCTTCGCCTGTCTGGTCCCGTGACTCCCGAAACACCGCTTACCAACAATGGCAAAGCCGCCGGAACCGTGCATACGGTCGCTGGCGAGCAGGCCCTTGCTTTCTTGCGGTTCGATCGTGCCGGTGAGGGGCTGGAAGCCGATGGAGTCGCCGTCACCCGCGACGACACCCTCTAA
- a CDS encoding glycosyltransferase gives MRAPLSIVIPTLNVEESLPGCLHALMEGVQTGLIRDLVISDGGSTDRTLEIADAAGAELVAGAASRGGQLRRGAKAAKGGWLLFIHADTQLAPGWSDAVRDHIEQQSDKAGWFALEFDRRGARRDGLLAGQICGLGRLGCPLAIRGF, from the coding sequence ATGCGCGCGCCCCTTTCCATAGTTATCCCTACATTGAATGTTGAAGAAAGCTTGCCCGGCTGTCTTCATGCCTTGATGGAAGGCGTTCAAACCGGGCTAATCCGCGATCTGGTGATTTCAGACGGCGGATCAACGGATCGGACGCTTGAGATTGCGGACGCGGCCGGTGCGGAATTGGTCGCTGGCGCCGCCTCTCGTGGGGGGCAGTTGCGGCGCGGTGCCAAGGCGGCCAAGGGCGGGTGGCTGTTGTTTATACACGCCGATACGCAGCTTGCGCCGGGCTGGAGCGATGCGGTGCGCGACCATATCGAGCAGCAGAGTGACAAGGCCGGCTGGTTCGCGCTTGAGTTTGACCGGCGCGGGGCGCGGCGCGATGGGTTGCTGGCTGGGCAAATCTGCGGGCTGGGGCGCTTGGGCTGCCCTTTGGCGATCAGGGGCTTTTGA
- a CDS encoding TolC family outer membrane protein — MAVFGLKARLAVVGIAVAMTLGPVKVVAESLADAMASAYEHNGLIDQNRALLRAADEDVAVAYAALKPIISWSGSVVYSRSKSGTFVSPTITTPGYLNVSRSSGTTTSLGLSAEMLLWDFGTSKFGIDIAKETVLATRQALLAAEQQVLLRAAIAYLEVLRNNEFVRLRENNVRVITVELRAARDRFEVGEVTRTDVSIAEARLAGGRAALAAAQGGLAQAVEEFRAAVGRKPGRLSQPPRVPTTAKSVESAKAAALRFHPEMIKIQHEVTAAELGILAARGSMKPTVKLTGEYGLTQRFNSPNYSNGGSVGVTVGGPVYYGGQLAALSRKAVAQRDAVRAGLHQTRHALALNVGNAWAQLQVARATRLSSERQVRASTIAFRGVREEATLGARTTLDVLDAEQELLDARANLISATIDEHAAAYALLAAMGWLTADRMKLNVPKYDPAAYYNLVKTAPALYSKQGQKLDKVLRKLGKD, encoded by the coding sequence ATGGCTGTGTTCGGTTTGAAAGCGAGGCTGGCGGTCGTTGGGATCGCTGTGGCGATGACGCTTGGGCCGGTCAAGGTGGTTGCTGAATCGCTGGCTGATGCGATGGCATCGGCCTATGAGCACAACGGACTGATTGATCAGAACCGCGCGTTGTTGCGCGCCGCGGACGAGGACGTGGCAGTGGCCTATGCCGCGTTGAAACCGATTATCAGTTGGTCAGGCAGCGTGGTCTACAGCAGGTCAAAGTCCGGCACATTTGTTAGCCCCACCATCACGACACCCGGCTATTTGAATGTGTCCCGTTCCAGCGGAACGACCACGTCGCTCGGGCTGTCTGCCGAAATGCTGCTTTGGGATTTCGGGACAAGCAAATTTGGCATCGACATTGCCAAAGAGACGGTGCTTGCCACGCGCCAAGCGCTTTTGGCGGCAGAACAGCAGGTCCTGTTGCGCGCTGCAATCGCGTATCTTGAAGTGCTGCGCAACAATGAATTTGTGCGCCTGCGTGAAAACAACGTGCGGGTGATTACGGTGGAGTTGCGGGCGGCACGCGACAGGTTTGAAGTGGGTGAAGTGACCCGCACCGATGTGTCGATCGCCGAGGCGCGGCTAGCTGGCGGGCGGGCTGCTCTTGCCGCTGCACAAGGCGGGCTGGCGCAGGCTGTGGAAGAGTTCCGCGCCGCAGTTGGGCGTAAACCCGGCCGGCTTAGTCAGCCACCGCGTGTGCCAACCACAGCGAAATCGGTGGAGAGCGCCAAGGCGGCGGCGCTGCGGTTTCATCCGGAAATGATCAAGATTCAACACGAGGTTACCGCCGCTGAGCTTGGGATTCTTGCGGCGCGAGGCTCGATGAAGCCGACCGTGAAGCTGACGGGTGAGTATGGTTTGACGCAGCGGTTCAACAGTCCAAACTATTCCAACGGCGGCTCGGTCGGTGTGACAGTCGGCGGTCCGGTTTATTATGGCGGGCAACTCGCTGCTTTGTCGCGCAAAGCCGTGGCGCAACGTGATGCCGTGCGGGCAGGGCTGCACCAGACCCGCCACGCTTTGGCGCTGAACGTTGGCAATGCCTGGGCGCAGCTTCAGGTGGCGCGCGCGACCCGTTTGTCGAGCGAACGTCAAGTGCGGGCCAGCACAATTGCATTCCGCGGTGTGCGCGAAGAAGCCACGTTGGGCGCGCGCACGACGCTGGATGTGCTGGATGCCGAACAGGAGCTGCTGGACGCGCGGGCGAATCTGATTTCTGCCACGATTGATGAGCATGCTGCCGCCTATGCTTTGCTTGCGGCAATGGGTTGGCTGACGGCTGACCGGATGAAGCTTAACGTGCCGAAATATGACCCTGCAGCATACTATAACTTGGTTAAGACTGCCCCGGCGCTCTATAGTAAGCAGGGTCAAAAGCTGGACAAAGTGCTGCGGAAACTGGGTAAAGACTAA
- a CDS encoding cobyric acid synthase: MAKSIMIQGTGSNVGKSMLVAGIARALVNRGLSVAPFKPQNMSNNAAVTVDGGEIGRAQALQALAARRAPTADMNPVLLKPETDIGAQVIVQGKRQTTLKARDYAKAKPELLLATLESFRRLAETADIVLIEGAGSPAETNLRKGDIANMGFAEAANVPVILVGDIDRGGVIAQIVGTKAVLAPADADRIKGFAINKFRGDVSLFDDGLTDISNHTGWPSLGVLPWFPDAWRLPAEDVLDLQSGPGSATGTDTFKIAVPRLARIANFDDLDPLSTEPGLSVDIIEDGRPLPVDADLVLIPGSKSTIADLAHFRAQGWDIDLAAHLRRGGHVLGICGGYQMLGQTIADPEGIEGAPGSVPGLGLLEINTVMRPEKHLNLRDATYLPTGAAVQGYEIHIGETTGADCARTWLSIAGTPHGAASKDGKVMGCYLHGLFSADAFRADFLRTMGGSASASYEADTDRVLDALAAHLETHFDLDLLLDLATEA, encoded by the coding sequence GTGGCTAAGTCCATCATGATTCAGGGCACCGGTTCGAACGTGGGGAAATCCATGCTCGTCGCCGGAATCGCCCGTGCGTTGGTCAATCGTGGGCTGTCTGTCGCCCCCTTCAAACCGCAAAACATGTCGAACAACGCGGCCGTAACGGTCGACGGAGGGGAGATCGGCCGCGCTCAGGCACTTCAGGCCCTCGCTGCCCGCCGCGCGCCAACTGCCGATATGAACCCGGTTTTGCTCAAACCCGAAACCGACATAGGCGCGCAAGTGATCGTTCAAGGCAAACGCCAGACAACTCTCAAGGCCCGCGATTATGCCAAGGCCAAGCCTGAGCTCCTCTTGGCCACGTTGGAAAGCTTCCGGCGGTTAGCCGAAACGGCTGACATTGTGCTGATCGAAGGCGCAGGCAGCCCCGCGGAAACCAACCTTCGCAAGGGCGACATTGCCAATATGGGTTTCGCCGAAGCGGCAAACGTGCCGGTGATCCTTGTTGGTGATATTGATCGCGGTGGTGTCATCGCCCAGATCGTCGGCACCAAAGCCGTGCTTGCTCCCGCTGATGCCGACCGGATCAAAGGCTTTGCGATCAACAAGTTTCGCGGTGATGTGAGCCTGTTTGACGACGGCCTCACCGACATTTCCAATCACACCGGCTGGCCCTCGCTCGGTGTGTTGCCATGGTTCCCTGATGCATGGCGCCTGCCAGCCGAAGACGTTCTCGACCTCCAAAGCGGCCCCGGTTCTGCAACTGGCACCGACACCTTCAAAATCGCCGTGCCGCGCCTCGCCAGAATCGCGAATTTCGACGATCTCGATCCGCTCAGCACCGAACCCGGGCTCAGTGTTGACATCATCGAAGACGGTCGCCCGCTTCCGGTTGACGCCGATCTTGTGCTAATCCCCGGCTCGAAATCCACCATTGCCGACCTCGCCCATTTCCGCGCTCAGGGGTGGGACATCGACCTCGCCGCCCACCTGCGCCGTGGCGGGCATGTTTTGGGTATTTGTGGCGGTTATCAGATGCTTGGCCAAACCATTGCTGACCCCGAAGGGATCGAAGGCGCGCCCGGCTCTGTGCCGGGTCTTGGCCTGTTAGAGATCAACACGGTCATGCGCCCCGAAAAACACCTCAACCTGCGCGACGCCACCTATCTCCCCACCGGCGCTGCGGTGCAGGGGTATGAGATTCACATCGGTGAAACTACCGGCGCTGATTGCGCGCGTACATGGCTCTCTATCGCTGGCACGCCGCACGGGGCTGCCTCAAAAGACGGTAAGGTGATGGGCTGCTATCTTCACGGTCTGTTCTCTGCCGATGCGTTCCGTGCGGATTTCCTGCGCACCATGGGCGGCTCGGCCTCAGCCTCCTACGAGGCTGATACCGATCGCGTCCTTGATGCGCTGGCCGCACATCTGGAAACGCATTTCGACCTTGATTTGTTGCTTGATCTCGCGACCGAGGCCTAA
- a CDS encoding reverse transcriptase family protein — MSIVPLHTSKVGQWERYFRDVGLREDLVNSYLPFVGDCIKQDIPPIFEREHLALLLGRDLQTMTAMMEGTDSFYRSFRIKKRSGGSREIRAPYPSLLEAQRWIADNVLASIKLPNCVTGFRPNYSILDNARMHCGRDELLKIDIKDFFPSISFRRIMYVFVKLGYPQNVAYMLSKLCTLDDKLPQGAASSPSLSNIVCQSMDTRFYRLCKANRLRYTRYADDIAISGKKIPIGVRRLLFEIIESEGFEVNEKKVRFLREGERKIVTGLDITSGSVRVTRRFRREIQKDVYFVWSAGLSAHISRRKLFFPNYIDHLEGRVQFWATVEPGNLQMLKTQQRVKSLRIKYGPTRV, encoded by the coding sequence GTGTCGATCGTTCCATTACATACATCGAAGGTAGGCCAATGGGAGCGCTATTTTCGGGATGTCGGACTTCGCGAAGATCTGGTGAATTCTTACTTGCCGTTTGTTGGCGACTGTATCAAACAAGATATCCCCCCAATTTTTGAACGTGAACATCTTGCACTTCTGTTGGGAAGAGACCTCCAAACGATGACTGCAATGATGGAGGGAACAGATAGTTTCTATCGGAGTTTCAGAATCAAGAAGAGGTCCGGAGGAAGTCGAGAGATTCGTGCTCCTTATCCGTCACTGCTCGAAGCGCAGCGCTGGATTGCCGACAATGTTCTGGCTTCGATAAAATTGCCAAATTGTGTAACAGGTTTCCGGCCAAACTATTCAATTTTGGATAATGCAAGAATGCACTGCGGTAGGGATGAGTTGCTAAAAATAGATATCAAGGATTTTTTTCCTTCGATCAGTTTTCGGCGGATCATGTATGTCTTTGTAAAATTAGGCTATCCTCAGAATGTTGCGTATATGTTGAGCAAACTTTGTACACTTGACGATAAATTACCTCAAGGTGCAGCTTCGAGCCCGTCATTGAGCAATATAGTGTGTCAAAGTATGGACACTCGTTTTTACCGTCTGTGTAAAGCAAACAGATTGCGCTATACAAGATATGCAGACGATATAGCTATATCTGGAAAGAAAATTCCAATTGGAGTGCGTCGACTTTTATTCGAAATCATTGAATCTGAGGGCTTTGAAGTAAATGAAAAGAAAGTTCGTTTCCTACGTGAAGGCGAGAGGAAAATTGTCACGGGCTTAGATATTACATCGGGTTCAGTTCGGGTCACCCGTCGTTTCAGACGAGAGATACAGAAAGACGTGTATTTCGTCTGGTCTGCAGGTCTTTCCGCTCACATATCGAGGCGTAAACTGTTCTTTCCAAACTATATAGATCATTTGGAGGGTAGAGTGCAGTTTTGGGCAACGGTTGAGCCAGGCAATCTTCAGATGCTGAAAACGCAGCAACGCGTAAAAAGCCTTCGTATTAAGTATGGTCCTACCAGAGTTTAG
- the efp gene encoding elongation factor P: MPKINGNEIRPGNILEHNDGLWVAVKVDHVKPGKGGAFAQVEMKNLRNGSKLNERFRSADKVERVRLEQKDQQFLYENDGMLVFMDSESYEQIELPADILGERRPFLQDGMTIVVEFHEAEALSASLPQKVVCKIAETEPVVKGQTAANSFKPAILDNGIKVMVPPFVGQDEDIVVNTETMEYSERA, translated from the coding sequence ATGCCAAAAATTAATGGAAACGAGATCCGCCCCGGAAATATTCTGGAGCATAATGACGGCCTTTGGGTGGCCGTGAAAGTGGACCACGTGAAGCCCGGCAAGGGGGGAGCGTTTGCCCAGGTGGAGATGAAAAACCTGCGCAATGGCTCCAAGTTGAACGAGCGATTCAGAAGCGCGGATAAGGTCGAGCGCGTGCGGCTGGAACAGAAAGACCAGCAATTTCTCTATGAAAACGATGGTATGCTGGTTTTCATGGACTCGGAGTCCTATGAGCAGATCGAGCTGCCTGCGGACATCTTGGGTGAGCGGCGTCCGTTCTTGCAGGACGGCATGACCATCGTCGTCGAGTTTCACGAGGCTGAGGCGCTGAGCGCGTCTCTGCCGCAAAAAGTGGTGTGCAAGATCGCGGAAACCGAGCCGGTCGTCAAAGGCCAGACCGCTGCGAACAGCTTCAAGCCAGCGATCCTTGATAACGGTATCAAAGTGATGGTGCCGCCGTTTGTTGGGCAGGATGAAGACATCGTGGTCAACACCGAAACCATGGAATATTCCGAACGCGCGTGA